A genomic region of Leptolyngbya sp. NIES-2104 contains the following coding sequences:
- a CDS encoding FAD-dependent oxidoreductase: MDANLEKPFDPADPYVRTAQTFPTLTPEQIQRASVLGEEQSLSKGTTLFERGQRSVDFFIILSGCIEIYEHRQSETNVVTVHREHQFTGEIDLLNDRQILVGGRMGEDGSVLRFSRPQFRKLMSAEPDIGEVVMRAFILRRMGLVSHQQAVVTLIAREDSADKLRIEKFLRRNGYPLEVLDYNTARQETAFSQDIEAAQLPAVYLPLDDRVLSNPSNFQLADCLGLIEPLSPEHVYDIAIVGGGPAGMSAAVYAASEALDTVLIESEAPGGQAGTSSKIENYLGFPTGISGEALAGRAQVQAQKFGATIALPFPVQAIDCQSYPFVLKSENQVTIQAKSIVIASGATYRKLNFEHPFDNAGVHYAATAMEGTFCQNEPIIVVGGGNSAGQAAVFLSRHASHVHLLVRGQDLKATMSDYLIGRIHASDRITLHTQTEITALNGDHHLAEVTWQDSQTNTTETHAIRHVFLMIGAVPNTQWLKDCLLLDEKGFVCTGMELLDRNVWTLERHPTILETSVPGIFAAGDVRSGSVKRVASAVGEGAIIISQVHQFLSEQDGL; the protein is encoded by the coding sequence ATGGATGCGAATTTAGAGAAACCGTTTGATCCCGCTGATCCCTATGTTCGGACTGCTCAAACCTTCCCCACCTTGACCCCTGAGCAAATTCAGCGGGCGAGCGTCCTCGGTGAAGAGCAATCTTTGTCTAAAGGCACAACGCTATTTGAGCGAGGGCAGCGGAGCGTTGATTTCTTCATTATCCTCAGCGGCTGCATCGAAATCTACGAGCATCGTCAGAGTGAAACCAATGTCGTCACTGTTCACCGAGAACATCAATTTACGGGAGAAATTGATCTGTTGAACGATCGACAAATTCTCGTTGGCGGTCGCATGGGCGAAGACGGCAGCGTATTGCGGTTTTCTCGCCCACAGTTCCGTAAACTCATGAGTGCAGAACCCGATATCGGAGAAGTGGTGATGCGGGCATTTATCTTGCGACGCATGGGGTTAGTCTCCCATCAGCAAGCGGTGGTGACGTTGATTGCCCGCGAAGATTCTGCGGACAAGCTCCGAATCGAAAAGTTTTTACGGCGCAATGGCTATCCGCTCGAAGTGCTCGATTACAACACGGCTCGTCAAGAGACCGCTTTTTCGCAAGACATCGAAGCCGCACAACTCCCGGCGGTGTATCTTCCCCTTGACGATCGAGTCCTGTCCAATCCTTCTAACTTCCAGCTTGCGGACTGTTTGGGGTTGATTGAACCGCTGTCGCCAGAGCATGTCTATGATATTGCGATCGTCGGTGGCGGTCCGGCTGGCATGTCTGCTGCGGTCTATGCGGCTTCAGAAGCATTAGATACGGTGCTGATTGAATCAGAAGCACCCGGAGGACAAGCGGGCACTAGCTCAAAAATTGAGAACTATTTAGGCTTTCCCACTGGAATTTCAGGCGAAGCCTTAGCAGGCAGAGCGCAGGTACAGGCTCAGAAGTTTGGAGCCACGATCGCGCTGCCCTTCCCGGTTCAAGCGATCGATTGCCAGTCTTATCCGTTTGTGTTGAAGTCAGAGAACCAAGTTACGATTCAAGCAAAATCGATTGTGATCGCATCGGGTGCAACCTATCGCAAGCTCAATTTTGAGCATCCGTTTGACAATGCTGGGGTACACTATGCGGCGACGGCAATGGAAGGCACGTTCTGTCAGAATGAGCCGATTATTGTCGTTGGGGGCGGGAATTCTGCGGGACAAGCTGCCGTTTTTCTGTCTCGTCATGCCAGCCATGTCCATCTTTTAGTCCGAGGACAGGATCTCAAAGCTACGATGTCCGATTATCTCATCGGTCGGATTCACGCGTCTGATCGCATTACCCTCCACACTCAAACGGAAATTACAGCGTTGAATGGCGATCATCATCTAGCAGAAGTGACTTGGCAGGATAGTCAAACAAACACGACAGAAACCCATGCGATTCGCCATGTCTTTCTAATGATTGGAGCCGTTCCCAACACCCAATGGTTAAAAGATTGCTTACTATTGGATGAAAAAGGCTTTGTTTGTACCGGTATGGAACTGCTCGATCGTAACGTTTGGACACTGGAACGCCATCCGACGATCTTGGAAACGAGTGTGCCAGGGATTTTTGCGGCGGGGGATGTGCGATCGGGTTCGGTAAAGCGAGTGGCTTCAGCCGTTGGGGAAGGCGCAATCATCATCAGTCAAGTTCACCAGTTCTTGAGTGAACAGGATGGGCTGTAG
- a CDS encoding ATP-binding protein, with protein MRFATISPEQLYLALSEDAVLLLGAGASLKSGIPLSGDIVERAAKWSYCRSKGCYPDDPTVRRSDWLPWLEQQPWYKVGQSTADNYSATIENLLQPKENRRDFFLHILKPNVPPSYGYEYLVELLAKKVIKTVLTSNFDEVLPDLCRTRSNLHHIEVIKTSADYIKLSTSPRYPQLIYLHGSVEHYTDKNLIDEIQRLDEKLVTRLVPILRDHPLIVVGYRGAEPSIMHHLLIEQAEAADYFPRGIFWCARSQSIASGLHPMVRQLADTIGNNLQVVQITGFDELFADFQQFYEVRQPSVSFALTSLNSAESAFSALTFDMKHLKILVSDLDWFRVQEQIVTYCQNLQINVPSPVTREWLIQQMCKYDLAVQQDEEIQPTIAGYLLFATNPDNQIAGAVVRLQIDGEESVRVIRGNLWYQQELITDILEEINRPFRLKGTISETVRPYPVIALKELLVNALVHRQYEDSRTVTIHIGANFIRITNPGGLVAEIAKLVEERGRPIQEEIERSGRGIKGYRNPVIADLFYGSGAMDKQGSGLADVQEEVNKSGGKVVFGPVEDNSAFEVILYCRPEAVDIKTGTAVPLVSTERYIANLIEIVSTPPYIWHASTSARRVKEIWERTGAKSLPPFVLYDERLYSISDLANPNNPLSTQIDHGDLEQLSLEEFATGSDGERRFVHLLNECLYRHLQACDLEVDKKRKRAYFARPESGGSREITYQARVRQATRTVTKPIISKTTQRLRYWEHEAVYFSVERYGDVWAIQLVPSYVFTVDGRRKLVDSAKVTALVTRRASHDYNAQVQNHIFFWAWVLGRSQDSFTLNAGCEHSFQLRGSLPFCETHDVLPMNDEPEEDDALKAASLEEVEDELYELIEAERLFEEATGAASENGETLQEENDVITY; from the coding sequence GTGAGATTTGCGACAATATCACCTGAGCAACTCTATCTCGCACTCTCAGAAGATGCAGTTCTTCTTCTGGGAGCGGGTGCTTCATTAAAATCAGGAATTCCGTTGAGCGGAGATATTGTAGAGCGTGCTGCAAAATGGTCATACTGCCGAAGCAAGGGGTGCTATCCTGATGACCCCACTGTTCGGCGAAGTGATTGGCTGCCCTGGTTGGAGCAACAACCCTGGTATAAAGTCGGGCAATCAACAGCCGATAATTATTCTGCAACGATCGAGAATTTACTTCAGCCCAAAGAGAACCGAAGAGATTTCTTTCTACACATTCTTAAGCCTAATGTTCCACCTAGCTACGGCTATGAGTATTTGGTCGAGCTACTGGCAAAAAAAGTAATCAAAACTGTCTTAACCAGTAACTTTGATGAAGTGTTACCAGACTTATGTCGAACTCGCTCTAATCTCCACCATATCGAGGTTATCAAGACTTCTGCGGATTACATCAAGCTTTCAACCTCACCGCGTTACCCACAGCTTATTTATTTGCATGGGTCAGTCGAACATTATACAGATAAGAATCTTATTGATGAGATACAACGACTTGATGAGAAATTGGTCACTCGATTGGTTCCAATCTTGAGAGATCACCCGCTGATTGTTGTTGGATATCGAGGAGCAGAACCCTCTATTATGCACCATCTGCTGATCGAGCAAGCAGAAGCTGCTGACTACTTTCCAAGAGGCATTTTCTGGTGCGCTCGATCACAAAGCATCGCAAGTGGTTTGCACCCAATGGTTAGACAACTTGCAGACACAATAGGGAACAACTTACAAGTTGTTCAAATTACTGGATTTGATGAACTGTTTGCTGATTTTCAGCAGTTTTATGAGGTTCGACAACCTTCAGTCAGTTTTGCTCTCACTTCATTGAACTCGGCAGAAAGCGCGTTCAGCGCATTGACCTTTGATATGAAGCACCTCAAGATATTAGTGTCAGATTTAGACTGGTTTCGAGTTCAAGAGCAGATCGTTACCTACTGTCAAAATTTACAAATCAACGTGCCTTCTCCCGTTACCCGTGAATGGTTAATTCAGCAAATGTGTAAGTATGATCTTGCCGTCCAACAAGATGAGGAAATTCAGCCCACGATCGCAGGGTACTTGCTTTTTGCCACGAATCCAGACAATCAGATTGCTGGTGCAGTAGTTCGATTACAAATTGACGGTGAAGAATCTGTTCGAGTAATTCGTGGAAATTTATGGTATCAACAGGAGTTGATCACAGATATTTTAGAAGAAATAAATCGACCTTTCCGACTCAAAGGAACTATTTCAGAAACAGTTCGCCCTTATCCTGTGATTGCGCTCAAAGAATTGCTGGTGAATGCTCTAGTTCATCGGCAATACGAAGATAGCAGAACGGTAACGATTCACATTGGCGCAAATTTTATCAGGATTACTAATCCAGGAGGGCTGGTTGCAGAAATCGCCAAGTTGGTTGAAGAACGGGGCCGACCCATTCAAGAAGAAATTGAGCGAAGCGGTAGAGGAATTAAAGGCTACCGGAATCCAGTGATTGCTGATCTGTTTTACGGATCTGGTGCAATGGACAAACAAGGGTCAGGACTGGCAGATGTTCAAGAAGAGGTAAACAAAAGCGGCGGTAAGGTTGTCTTTGGCCCAGTTGAAGATAACTCTGCTTTTGAAGTGATCTTATATTGTAGACCTGAAGCAGTTGATATCAAGACAGGCACTGCCGTGCCACTAGTTAGTACTGAGCGGTATATTGCTAATCTTATCGAGATTGTGAGTACGCCCCCCTACATTTGGCACGCTAGCACCTCAGCCCGTCGAGTGAAAGAAATCTGGGAAAGAACCGGAGCGAAATCACTCCCGCCTTTCGTTCTGTATGATGAGCGACTGTACTCAATCTCTGATCTTGCTAACCCAAATAATCCGCTTAGCACACAGATCGATCATGGTGATTTAGAACAACTCTCTCTGGAAGAATTTGCAACTGGATCTGACGGAGAACGAAGGTTTGTCCACCTACTGAACGAATGCTTGTATCGCCATCTACAAGCTTGCGATTTAGAAGTTGATAAAAAGCGAAAACGTGCTTATTTTGCTCGTCCTGAATCAGGTGGTTCCCGTGAAATAACTTATCAAGCTCGTGTTCGGCAAGCAACCCGAACCGTAACTAAACCGATCATCTCTAAAACAACACAGCGACTACGTTACTGGGAACATGAAGCAGTCTACTTCAGTGTTGAACGATATGGAGATGTTTGGGCAATACAACTGGTCCCAAGCTATGTCTTTACGGTAGATGGAAGGCGCAAATTAGTAGATAGCGCCAAGGTTACAGCCTTAGTGACTCGTCGTGCCTCGCATGATTACAATGCTCAGGTACAGAACCACATCTTTTTCTGGGCTTGGGTGCTTGGTCGCAGCCAAGATAGTTTTACGCTCAATGCAGGCTGTGAGCATTCATTTCAGTTACGCGGCAGTTTGCCCTTCTGCGAAACTCATGATGTGTTACCTATGAACGATGAACCGGAAGAAGACGATGCCTTAAAAGCAGCATCGCTGGAGGAGGTTGAAGACGAATTATATGAGTTGATTGAAGCAGAAAGATTGTTTGAGGAAGCTACAGGCGCAGCATCAGAGAACGGCGAGACTTTGCAGGAGGAAAACGATGTCATTACCTATTGA
- a CDS encoding SUMF1/EgtB/PvdO family nonheme iron enzyme, with amino-acid sequence MADVSQTVGDRWALLVGIDQYLDPNFSTLKYSTNDVTVLEQVLNQLGYEVISLHTGKDDLYSPTRDNIEATLIQLCEVAQSNDLLFVHFSCHGQLVDHKPVLIAQDTRYHLVNSRSLPLSLIEQYMRNSQAKRLFLSLDACHTGVEMGRSIEDLEFIRNVYDLAEGFALIAASTAQQRARECPDKQHGVYTYYLIEGLQGAADYNQQQFVTVSGLQKYVVNKLRHWGVTQGGLIQEPTFRAEGLGDMILADYREHHPKVVSVPEHYSINEAQSQSSRGLEPSIAFMKCNFDVVYLNALGEEVSRHNQQTRLLREDLGDSYLNMILIPEGVGHIGSTVTELGRLDTEVLPYSVTVSSFFLSQYPISQAQWAVIASMPQVERDLSLNPSQFKGENRPVESMSLYDATEFCARLAALTERPYRLPTEVEWEYACRAGTTTPFHFGETITSQLANYDGSSAYGSGVTGIYRQETSPVGSFGVANPYGLYDLHGNVWEWCCGTPAADEKHLFNRQQQTGILRGGSWQNHPNSCRSASRYCCVPRNRHHSFGFRVALTLPLNF; translated from the coding sequence ATGGCGGATGTATCTCAGACAGTTGGCGATCGTTGGGCTTTGTTGGTAGGCATCGATCAATATCTCGATCCTAATTTTTCGACCCTGAAATATAGTACAAACGATGTCACAGTTTTAGAGCAAGTTCTCAATCAATTAGGATATGAGGTCATTAGCTTGCACACTGGGAAAGACGACCTTTACTCTCCCACACGCGACAATATTGAGGCAACACTTATTCAATTATGTGAAGTCGCTCAATCGAATGATCTCTTGTTCGTTCACTTTTCCTGTCATGGTCAGCTTGTAGATCACAAGCCTGTCTTGATCGCTCAAGACACTCGTTATCATCTTGTCAACTCTCGATCGCTCCCACTGTCATTGATCGAGCAATACATGAGAAACAGCCAAGCCAAGCGGCTGTTCTTATCTCTGGATGCGTGCCACACTGGAGTTGAAATGGGGCGAAGCATCGAGGATTTAGAATTTATCCGAAATGTATATGACTTAGCGGAGGGATTTGCTTTAATTGCAGCAAGTACAGCTCAACAACGTGCGCGTGAATGCCCTGATAAACAGCATGGGGTCTACACATATTACTTAATCGAAGGTTTGCAAGGCGCAGCAGATTACAATCAGCAGCAATTTGTAACAGTGAGTGGACTTCAAAAGTATGTTGTCAACAAACTGCGGCATTGGGGCGTTACTCAAGGCGGACTCATTCAAGAGCCGACGTTTCGGGCTGAGGGACTTGGAGATATGATCCTCGCTGATTATCGAGAGCATCACCCGAAAGTGGTAAGCGTGCCAGAGCATTATTCAATCAATGAAGCGCAGTCACAATCATCCAGGGGACTTGAGCCTTCGATCGCATTCATGAAGTGCAATTTTGATGTTGTTTATCTCAACGCTTTAGGTGAGGAAGTTTCACGTCACAATCAGCAAACGCGTCTTTTAAGAGAAGATCTAGGAGATAGCTACTTAAATATGATCTTGATTCCAGAAGGAGTTGGACACATTGGTTCTACAGTAACTGAGCTAGGACGCTTGGACACTGAAGTTCTTCCGTACTCTGTCACCGTTAGTTCATTCTTCTTGAGTCAATACCCAATCAGTCAGGCACAATGGGCAGTAATTGCATCTATGCCGCAGGTAGAGCGGGACTTGTCACTTAACCCTTCTCAATTTAAAGGAGAGAATCGACCTGTAGAGAGCATGTCCTTGTACGATGCAACAGAATTCTGCGCTCGACTTGCAGCGCTTACAGAACGACCTTATCGACTCCCTACAGAAGTAGAATGGGAGTATGCTTGTCGCGCCGGAACAACAACTCCATTTCACTTTGGGGAAACAATCACATCACAGCTGGCAAACTACGATGGCAGTTCTGCCTATGGATCTGGAGTGACAGGAATCTATCGGCAAGAAACATCCCCTGTTGGCAGTTTCGGTGTTGCTAACCCTTATGGCTTGTATGATTTACACGGTAATGTTTGGGAATGGTGTTGTGGAACTCCAGCAGCAGATGAAAAACATCTATTCAATCGTCAGCAACAGACTGGAATTTTGAGGGGCGGCTCATGGCAAAACCATCCCAATTCTTGCCGTTCAGCTTCGCGATACTGTTGCGTTCCTAGAAACCGACATCATTCATTTGGATTTCGAGTGGCATTGACGCTGCCACTCAACTTCTAA
- a CDS encoding caspase family protein, with the protein MNTTRIQVLLNNAQELQSILLKVATGTPWHEKDEQYSSLYRKVELEIEEFPGEGILINNPNPFSSLRAAKDHLFSVAGQYVPRRRYIYELYSDLINELDHALYQSQTAPQRENFLSCLVEKLHHLTENFQELQEILIAVATQKSNLDHEDEGYTRLYQETLNLIRDFDGIGISIDNPNPFRYLWHWYGFYKAEIGSYAECRQYVDALYRSRIDAIEKAIHRHQAKNTSQEALIEDLKHRLQNQNKSRTILKEPQPITLASQSSQAAPIKERWAFLVGINRYSSDFDSLKFCVKDVLALEKLLKELGYTVVCLHDQLPPDDSRYPTKVNVEAELTRLIQAVGSDDLLLVHFSCHGELSNHQPILVLRDSRLPTLQRSGLPLTELQQQMRQSKARRLILFLDACRTGVEMGRSIADPEFVRNAHELAEGFALLAASTSQQIAHEDPENQHGAFTYHLLQGLRGQADLSKKKFVTVDDLKNYTINGLRRWAVNYGKRPQEPTASTQGFGDMILADYRETNDEDN; encoded by the coding sequence GTGAATACAACTCGCATACAGGTACTCCTCAATAACGCCCAAGAATTGCAATCCATTCTTTTGAAGGTTGCTACAGGTACACCTTGGCATGAGAAAGACGAGCAGTATAGTAGTCTCTACAGAAAGGTTGAACTAGAGATTGAAGAGTTTCCAGGAGAAGGAATTCTAATCAACAATCCAAACCCATTTTCATCATTGAGGGCAGCCAAAGATCATTTATTCAGCGTTGCAGGTCAATATGTTCCGCGCAGACGATACATTTATGAACTGTACTCGGATTTAATCAACGAACTTGACCACGCTTTGTACCAATCCCAAACCGCGCCACAGCGCGAGAACTTTCTAAGTTGTCTTGTCGAAAAGCTGCACCATTTAACCGAAAATTTTCAAGAATTGCAAGAAATTTTGATAGCTGTTGCCACTCAGAAAAGCAACTTAGACCATGAAGACGAAGGATATACGCGGCTTTATCAAGAAACATTGAACTTAATTCGAGATTTTGATGGCATTGGAATTTCGATCGATAATCCGAATCCGTTTCGCTACCTTTGGCACTGGTATGGATTCTACAAAGCAGAAATAGGCTCATACGCTGAGTGCAGACAGTATGTGGATGCACTCTATCGGTCAAGGATTGATGCGATCGAGAAAGCAATTCATCGCCATCAAGCTAAAAACACATCTCAGGAAGCGCTGATCGAAGACCTCAAACATCGCCTTCAGAACCAGAACAAATCTCGAACTATCCTAAAAGAGCCGCAGCCCATCACTTTAGCCTCTCAGTCTTCACAAGCTGCACCTATCAAAGAACGATGGGCATTTCTAGTCGGCATTAATCGCTATAGTAGCGATTTTGATAGCCTTAAATTCTGCGTCAAGGATGTTTTAGCTCTTGAAAAACTGCTAAAAGAACTGGGCTACACGGTTGTTTGCCTACACGACCAGCTTCCTCCAGATGATTCTCGTTACCCAACAAAAGTCAATGTAGAAGCTGAACTAACTCGACTCATTCAAGCTGTAGGGTCAGATGATCTTTTATTAGTTCACTTTTCCTGTCATGGAGAACTGAGCAATCATCAACCCATTCTTGTCCTTCGAGATTCTCGTCTACCAACACTGCAAAGGAGTGGATTACCGTTAACCGAACTTCAGCAGCAAATGCGACAAAGTAAAGCTAGACGGCTTATTCTGTTTCTGGACGCTTGCCGAACTGGCGTAGAAATGGGACGCTCGATCGCTGATCCTGAATTTGTTCGGAATGCTCACGAACTAGCAGAAGGATTTGCGTTACTTGCCGCCAGTACTTCTCAACAGATTGCTCACGAAGATCCAGAAAACCAGCATGGAGCATTTACTTATCATCTTCTTCAAGGATTGCGGGGGCAGGCTGATTTGAGCAAGAAGAAATTCGTGACCGTGGATGACCTGAAAAACTACACGATCAATGGTCTACGTCGCTGGGCGGTCAATTATGGTAAAAGACCTCAAGAACCAACGGCATCTACACAAGGCTTTGGCGATATGATTTTGGCGGATTATCGAGAAACTAACGATGAGGACAACTGA